One genomic segment of Pongo pygmaeus isolate AG05252 chromosome 19, NHGRI_mPonPyg2-v2.0_pri, whole genome shotgun sequence includes these proteins:
- the LOC129017226 gene encoding protein FAM182B-like isoform X1, with product MGALWFSQHLHHLKPRAPVVGLRFLPIKWRCAGVAAFAEAHVQSAVNRRHFSAPQKLHADCEKEMLDGGVPGTTVRVSFDFSCLEMVRELWMRNVEEEEHEVGICTWGGQHCGCPAKAQPGPPPGGVSAPQSASQLMVKLLLWQKSVHKLRKVSAASSMAVYACRGRSSQGAESRVRGPGLAGWSHLGGAALAEVQAAPVSQAAVSDASLGPEGSQEGCRPGLTSGQHGGRDGR from the exons ATGGGTGCATTGTGGTTCAGCCAGCACCTACACCACCTGAAGCCCAGGGCTCCTGTGGTGGGCCTGAGGTTCCTCCCTATCAAATGGAGATGTGCTGGGGTTGCTGCCTTTGCTGAAGCCCATGTCCAG AGTGCAGTGAATAGAAGACACTTCTCTGCACCCCAAAAGCTCCATGCTGATTGCGAGAAGGAAATGCTGGATGGAGGGGTTCCTGGAACTACTGTGAGGG tttcttttgatttctcctgcttagaaatggtgagagaacTTTGGATGCGGAACGTGGAGGAGGAGGAACACGAAGTGGGGATCTGCACTTGGGGTGGTCAACACTGCGGATGCCCAGCAAAGGCACAGCCTGGTCCACCTCCCGGAGGGGTCTCTGCGCCCCAGTCGGCATCGCAGCTGATGGTGAAACTTTTGTTGTGGCAGAAGAGTGTCCACAAACTTCGGAAGGTATCCGCTGCATCCTCCATGGCCGTGTATGCCTGCCGAGGGCGATCTTCTCAGGGAGCGGAAAGTCGCGTTCGTGGGccagggctggctggctggagccACTTGGGCGGCGCAGCCCTGGCGGAGGTTCAGGCGGCCCCGGTGTCGCAAGCGGCTGTGAGTGATGCCTCCTTGGGGCCGGAGGGGTCCCAGGAAGGCTGCAGACCAGGGCTGACCAGCGGGCAGCATGGTGGCCGCGATGGAAGGTGA
- the LOC129017226 gene encoding protein FAM182B-like isoform X2, which produces MGALWFSQHLHHLKPRAPVVGLRFLPIKWRCAGVAAFAEAHVQSAVNRRHFSAPQKLHADCEKEMLDGGVPGTTVREMVRELWMRNVEEEEHEVGICTWGGQHCGCPAKAQPGPPPGGVSAPQSASQLMVKLLLWQKSVHKLRKVSAASSMAVYACRGRSSQGAESRVRGPGLAGWSHLGGAALAEVQAAPVSQAAVSDASLGPEGSQEGCRPGLTSGQHGGRDGR; this is translated from the exons ATGGGTGCATTGTGGTTCAGCCAGCACCTACACCACCTGAAGCCCAGGGCTCCTGTGGTGGGCCTGAGGTTCCTCCCTATCAAATGGAGATGTGCTGGGGTTGCTGCCTTTGCTGAAGCCCATGTCCAG AGTGCAGTGAATAGAAGACACTTCTCTGCACCCCAAAAGCTCCATGCTGATTGCGAGAAGGAAATGCTGGATGGAGGGGTTCCTGGAACTACTGTGAGGG aaatggtgagagaacTTTGGATGCGGAACGTGGAGGAGGAGGAACACGAAGTGGGGATCTGCACTTGGGGTGGTCAACACTGCGGATGCCCAGCAAAGGCACAGCCTGGTCCACCTCCCGGAGGGGTCTCTGCGCCCCAGTCGGCATCGCAGCTGATGGTGAAACTTTTGTTGTGGCAGAAGAGTGTCCACAAACTTCGGAAGGTATCCGCTGCATCCTCCATGGCCGTGTATGCCTGCCGAGGGCGATCTTCTCAGGGAGCGGAAAGTCGCGTTCGTGGGccagggctggctggctggagccACTTGGGCGGCGCAGCCCTGGCGGAGGTTCAGGCGGCCCCGGTGTCGCAAGCGGCTGTGAGTGATGCCTCCTTGGGGCCGGAGGGGTCCCAGGAAGGCTGCAGACCAGGGCTGACCAGCGGGCAGCATGGTGGCCGCGATGGAAGGTGA